In Passer domesticus isolate bPasDom1 chromosome 7, bPasDom1.hap1, whole genome shotgun sequence, one genomic interval encodes:
- the LOC135304176 gene encoding LOW QUALITY PROTEIN: SAP30-binding protein-like (The sequence of the model RefSeq protein was modified relative to this genomic sequence to represent the inferred CDS: inserted 3 bases in 2 codons), which produces MARDGTGERGXLVSAGHGEGDSTHLEEDEEGYREEDDGNSRHSEDDDLQTEKPKAGDLKEFQEVEERDPQEPVASFSERVWNTSPDGIKIPPEPPGRCSNQLQDKTKKLYERKIKEGMDMNYSIQNKKEFRNPSIHEKLIQFCSIDEIGTNYPKNXFDPHSWSEDSHYEALAKAQKTEMDKVKKAKKERTKVEFVTGTKKGTTRSAGSTTTTTSSTTVGDAQKKGRRSK; this is translated from the exons ATGGCACGGGATGGCACGGGGGAGAGAG GCCTGGTGTCAGCCGGGCATGGAGAAGGTGACTCTACCCAcctggaggaggatgaggaagggTACAGAGAGGAGGATGACGGGAACAGCAGGCACTCAGAAGATGATGATTTACAGACTGAAAAACCTAAGGCTGGTGACCTAAAGGAATTCCAAGAAGTGGAGGAAAGAGATCCTCAGGAACCGGTTGCTTCTTTTTCAGAGAGAGTGTGGAACACGTCTCCAGATGGGATCAAaatccctcctgagcctcctggCAGATGTTCTAACCAATTGCAGGATAAAACTAAAAAGCTGTatgagaggaaaataaaagaggGCATGGATATGAACTACAGCATCCAGAACAAAAAGGAATTTCGCAACCCCAGCATCCATGAAAAGCTGATCCAGTTTTGTTCCATTGATGAAATTGGTACAAATTACCCAAAGAA GTTTGATCCTCATAGCTGGTCCGAGGATTCACATTATGAGGCACTAGCTAAAGCCCAGAAGACTGAGATGGACAAAGTGAAGAAGGCCAAGAAAGAACGTACAAAGGTTGAATTTGTGACTGGCACTAAAAAGGGTACAACAAGAAGCGCTGGTTCCACAACCACCACAACATCCAGCACCACTGTGGGAGATGCCCAGAAGAAGGGGAGGAGGAGCAAGTGA